The following proteins are encoded in a genomic region of Arachis stenosperma cultivar V10309 chromosome 4, arast.V10309.gnm1.PFL2, whole genome shotgun sequence:
- the LOC130974252 gene encoding casein kinase 1-like protein HD16, with the protein MPELRSGPRRGRAQVGRKIAEPPSPAANYVKTRAAVARAAAAVATVAEERPRTRLAAKKLEQEEKPVIVISEEEAESDVERAKNKKSEERIEVGVMGDESGGLSANKGAAQEDEGNTAPFPERVQVGGSPVYKVDRKLGKGGFGQVFVGRRVTGGNDRSSGPGATEVALKFEHRNSKGCNYGPPYEWQVYNTLGGSHGIPKVHYKGRQGEYYVMVMDMLGPSLWDVWNSSSQAMPAEMVACIAVESLSILEKMHSRGYVHGDVKPENFLLGQPGTPQEKKLYLVDLGLATKWRDTSSGQHVEYDQRPDMFRGTVRYASVHAHLGRTASRRDDLESLAYTLIFLHKGRLPWQGYQGDNKSFLVCKKKMGTSPEMLCCFCPPPFRQFLEIVVNMKFDEEPNYSKLISLFDGMLGPNPALRPINTEGAQKVGQKRGRLNIEDEDDSQPKKKVRLGVPATQWISVYNARLPMKQRYHYNVADARLAQHVERGIADGLLISCVASCSNLWALIMDAGTGFTTQVYKLSPFFLHKEWIMEQWEKNYYITSIAGANNGSSLVVMSKGTQYTQQSYKVSDSFPFKWINKKWREGFHVTSMATAGSRWGVVMSRNAGFSDQVVELDFLYPSEGIHRRWDNGYRITATAATWDQSALILSIPRRRPGDETQETLRTSQFPSTHVKEKWSKNLYLACLCYGRTVC; encoded by the exons ATGCCGGAGCTTCGTAGTGGACCGCGGCGTGGTCGTGCTCAGGTAGGCCGTAAAATCGCCGAACCACCGTCTCCGGCGGCCAACTACGTGAAGACTCGAGCTGCGGTCGCCAGGGCGGCTGCGGCAGTGGCGACGGTGGCCGAGGAGAGGCCCAGGACTCGCTTGGCGGCGAAGAAATTGGAGCAGGAGGAGAAGCCAGTGATTGTGATATCGGAGGAGGAGGCCGAGAGCGACGTAGAGCGcgcgaagaataagaagagcgaAGAGCGGATTGAAGTCGGCGTAATGGGTGACGAGAGTGGCGGGTTGAGTGCCAACAAGGGCGCTGCTCAAGAGGATGAGGGCAACACAGCTCCTTTTCCTGAGAGG GTTCAAGTGGGAGGATCACCTGTCTACAAGGTGGATAGGAAGCTGGGAAAAGGTGGCTTTGGTCAAGTCTTTGTTGGCCGTCGAGTTACCGGGGGTAATGATCGTAGTAGTGGCCCTGGGGCTACTGAG GTGGCTCTAAAATTTGAACATAGGAATAGTAAAGGCTGTAATTATGGCCCTCCTTATGAGTGGCAAGTTTACAA CACCCTTGGTGGCAGTCATGGAATACCAAAGGTACACTATAAAGGAAGACAAGGAGAATATTATGTAATG GTTATGGACATGCTTGGTCCAAGCTTGTGGGATGTGTGGAACTCTTCAAGCCAGGC GATGCCTGCAGAAATGGTTGCATGTATAGCTGTTGAGTCCTTGTCAATCCTGGAGAAAATGCATTCAAGGGG ATATGTGCATGGAGATGTAAAGCCAGAGAACTTTTTACTAGGCCAGCCAGGGACACCACAAGAGAAGAAATTGTACCTGGTTGACCTTGGATTAG CAACAAAGTGGAGAGACACCTCCAGTGGGCAGCATGTTGAATATGATCAACGTCCAGATATGTTTAG AGGGACTGTTCGATATGCAAGTGTTCATGCTCACTTGGGAAGAACTGCTAGTAGAAGGGACGATCTTGAATCTCTGGCATATACACTCATCTTCCTTCATAAAGGGCGGTTACCATGGCAAGGTTATCAG GGTGATAACAAGTCCTTCCTTGTTTGCAAAAAGAAGATGGGAACATCTCCAGAGATGCTCTGTTGCTTCTGCCCTCCTCCTTTTAGGCAATTTCTTGAGATTGTAGTGAACATGAAATTTGATGAAGAACCAAACTATTCCAAGCTAATCTCTCTTTTTGATGGTATGCTTGGTCCAAATCCTGCATTACGGCCGATTAACACTGAAGGTGCTCAAAAG GTTGGGCAAAAGCGGGGTAGATTGAATATTGAGGACGAGGATGATTCACAACCCAAAAAGAAGGTTCGTTTGGGGGTTCCTGCTACACAATGGATTTCAGTTTACAATGCCAGACTACCAATGAAACAAAG GTATCACTATAATGTAGCTGATGCAAGACTAGCACAGCATGTTGAGAGAGGGATTGCAGATGGCCTTCTTATTAGTTGTGTTGCATCTTGTTCCAATCTCTGGGCACTTATTATGGATGCTGGAACTGGTTTTACAACTCAAGTTTACAAGTTGTCACCATTTTTCTTACACAAG GAATGGATTATGGAGCAGTGGGAAAAGAACTATTATATTACTTCAATAGCTGGCGCTAATAATGGAAGCTCTCTTGTGGTGATGTCAAAAG GCACGCAGTACACACAACAATCATACAAAGTAAGTGATTCTTTCCCCTTCAAATGGATAAACAAGAAGTGGAGAGAAGGTTTTCATGTCACCTCGATGGCTACTGCCGGAAGTCGCTGGGGTGTTGTTATGTCTAGAAATGCTGGATTCAGTGACCAG GTTGTTGAGCTTGATTTTCTCTATCCTAGTGAGGGAATCCACAGACGATGGGATAATGGTTACAGGATTACAGCAACTGCTGCTACATGGGATCAATCTGCTCTTATATTAAGTATTCCAAGGCGCAGGCCAGGTGATGAAACTCAGGAAACACTACGCACATCTCAATTTCCCAGCACACACGTTAAG GAAAAATGGTCAAAAAACCTTTATCTTGCTTGTTTGTGCTATGGGCGCACTGTATGCTGA
- the LOC130975979 gene encoding high mobility group B protein 15-like: MASTSCVSNMPLPATTMTWNSHQNPAPLAKYEEVTTNPKLFMSTLEKLHADLGTKFMIPIIGGKELDLFHLFIEVTSRGGIEKIIKERRWKEVTQTFNFPSTATNASFVLRKYYSSLLYHYEQIYYFRAATGWNPSSTAGVYSYRLFIYIYIYTQFSQPCLGFQHSRVDATAESSQGSAAVVGVIDAKFESGYLITVSIGSEVLKGVLYQDPHPHPHPHGAFQSVMAKNTNNNCNSSLGVVVHRRRRRKKSEIKRRDPAHPKPNRSGYNFFFAEQHARLKPLHQAKDREISRIIGELWNKLKDPERLVYQEKALKDKERYKAEMEDYRQKRNNNNNNAAMLPLQQQLPEVDENEEGSLQSQTPEEESTSGAPTLDIDIDIDIDIDIDVVTL; this comes from the exons ATGGCATCAACATCTTGTGTGAGTAACATGCCATTACCCGCCACTACTATGACTTGGAACTCTCACCAAAATCCTGCACCACTTGCAAAGTATGAGGAGGTTACAACGAATCCCAAGCTTTTCATGAGTACTCTAGAGAAGCTCCATGCTGATCTGGGAACCAAGTTCAT GATACCCATTATTGGAGGAAAAGAACTGGATCTGTTTCACCTCTTCATTGAAGTGACTTCTCGAGGAGGGATTGAGAAG ATTATCAAAGAGAGAAGATGGAAAGAAGTAACTCAAACTTTCAACTTTCCATCAACAGCTACAAATGCTTCTTTTGTGTTGCGCAAGTACTACTCTTCACTACTTTACCACTATGAACAAATTTACTACTTTAGAGCCGCCACTGGATGGAACCCTTCTTCTACTGCTGGTGTGTATAGCTATAggttgtttatatatatatatatatata CACAATTTTCACAGCCTTGTCTTGGCTTCCAACATTCAAGGGTTGATGCTACTGCCGAATCATCTCAAGGATCTGCAGCAGTAGTTGGAGTGATCGATGCAAAATTTGAAAGTGGATATCTGATTACAGTTTCAATAGGTTCAGAGGTGCTGAAAGGTGTACTTTATCAGGATCCACATCCACATCCACATCCACATGGAGCATTTCAGAGTGTTATGGCCAAGAACACCAacaataattgtaattcttcattggGTGTTGTTGTCCACCGTCGTCGTCGTAGGAAGAAATCAGAGATCAAAAGGAGGGATCCTGCTCATCCAAAACCTAACAGAAGCGGCTACAATTTCTTCTTTGCTGAGCAACATGCGAGACTAAAACCACTGCACCAAGCCAAGGACAGAGAGATTAGTAGGATCATTGGTGAACTTTGGAACAAGTTAAAAGATCCCGAAAGATTA GTATATCAAGAGAAGGCTTTAAAGGATAAAGAGAGGTACAAAGCAGAAATGGAAGATTATCGTCAGAAAcgcaacaataataataataatgctgCTATGCTGCCATTGCAACAACAGCTTCCGGAAGTGGATGAGAACGAGGAAGGCTCTCTTCAAAGTCAAACTCCTGAAGAGGAGAGCACTTCTGGTG CCCCAACTCTTGACATTGACATTgatattgatattgatattgatattgatgttgTGACACTGTGA